One Candidatus Zixiibacteriota bacterium genomic window carries:
- a CDS encoding two-CW domain-containing protein, with amino-acid sequence MDGKLNCWQYKNCGREKGGLLAEILGECPVSSEMKYDGVNGGRGAGRVCWAVVNAGCCDPRGGTPISCHTCDFYRRVVFEQADAVSCKYFSVTA; translated from the coding sequence ATGGACGGGAAGTTGAACTGCTGGCAGTACAAGAACTGCGGTCGCGAAAAAGGGGGACTTCTGGCAGAGATTCTGGGGGAGTGCCCGGTTTCGTCGGAAATGAAATATGACGGTGTGAACGGCGGACGCGGCGCCGGACGGGTTTGCTGGGCGGTGGTCAACGCCGGTTGCTGCGACCCGCGTGGCGGCACCCCTATTAGTTGTCATACCTGCGACTTCTATCGACGAGTCGTGTTCGAACAGGCCGACGCTGTGAGTTGCAAGTACTTCTCAGTCACGGCGTAA
- a CDS encoding SPOR domain-containing protein, which produces MTTRVLVIFTGVMAVGLISCSEERKREAARLERMLSGDTVAQIDSSYSTILQDSSPVVQYAEYLTDSAMEAPIGADTGVDRTATEQTAVTLIDQVTVEPMAADVPPDTVPDINAIPEEAAVSRPTMPRRPVGESFTVQVGSAVTLVEARALVTKLENDGYQPYIATVTVNDRDHYRIRVGRLPTSDEAMRLKDELATKYAIEPWIDKISE; this is translated from the coding sequence ATGACGACACGAGTTTTGGTGATTTTCACAGGTGTTATGGCGGTTGGTCTCATTTCCTGCTCGGAGGAACGGAAGCGGGAGGCGGCCCGTCTGGAGAGAATGTTGTCCGGCGATACGGTCGCCCAAATCGACAGTTCATACTCGACCATCTTGCAGGACAGCTCCCCAGTAGTCCAATATGCAGAGTACCTGACCGACAGCGCCATGGAAGCCCCTATCGGGGCAGATACCGGCGTCGACAGAACCGCGACAGAACAGACCGCCGTCACCCTTATCGACCAGGTCACTGTCGAGCCGATGGCAGCGGACGTGCCACCAGATACGGTCCCGGATATCAACGCTATCCCGGAGGAAGCCGCTGTCTCCCGTCCCACCATGCCTCGTCGTCCAGTAGGGGAGAGTTTCACTGTACAAGTTGGGAGTGCCGTGACATTGGTGGAGGCGCGGGCGTTGGTCACTAAGCTCGAGAACGATGGCTACCAGCCGTATATTGCCACGGTGACTGTCAATGATCGTGACCATTACCGCATTCGCGTCGGACGCTTACCCACGTCCGATGAAGCTATGCGCCTGAAAGACGAGCTGGCAACGAAATACGCCATAGAGCCCTGGATCGACAAGATCTCCGAATAA
- a CDS encoding response regulator, translating into MSVPLRVLIVEDSEADTLLLLRQLTLGGFQPTHSRVETAGAFREALNDEAWDIVIADYLMPKFTGIMAFDILRESGKDIPFIIVSGSIGEEIAVSAMKAGVQDYVM; encoded by the coding sequence ATGTCTGTTCCTCTTCGCGTTCTCATAGTAGAAGATTCAGAAGCGGATACGCTTCTGCTGCTCCGGCAGTTGACGCTCGGCGGCTTCCAACCCACCCATTCTCGCGTGGAAACAGCAGGCGCTTTCAGAGAGGCGCTCAATGACGAGGCCTGGGATATTGTCATAGCGGACTACCTCATGCCAAAATTCACGGGGATCATGGCATTTGATATTCTCCGGGAGAGCGGCAAGGATATCCCGTTCATCATCGTGTCCGGTTCCATCGGCGAGGAGATCGCAGTCTCGGCCATGAAGGCAGGGGTCCAGGACTACGTCATGTAA
- a CDS encoding cysteine synthase family protein, whose amino-acid sequence MRAYESILDLIGRTPLLRLQTGIPVPGPQAYVKLEFFNPTGSIKDRMTLHIIRKAMSEGRLRPGDTVIDNTSGNTGSALAMVASVLGLKAILVTPEKTSQEKVDLIRSYGAEVIVTPTEAAHHDPAGCYMVARRLAKEKGYFDLDQYDSQDNVEAHYLSTGPEVWDDTSGRITHFVAGIGTGGTFSGMARFLKERNPRIQAIAVDPEGSIFADYIRDRKETTGYTYKVEGIGSDVITKAFHPQYVDAVITVSDKDSFNRARQIARKEGISAGGSSGAVAVAMEQVAAKAGSGAIIVGIFADAGIRYLSKCYNDSWMRQQGYLPMSEEKR is encoded by the coding sequence ATGCGCGCATATGAAAGCATACTGGACCTTATTGGTCGGACCCCCTTATTGCGCCTGCAGACCGGAATTCCGGTCCCCGGCCCACAGGCGTACGTCAAGCTCGAGTTTTTCAACCCGACAGGATCCATCAAGGACAGGATGACGCTTCACATAATCCGGAAAGCCATGTCGGAAGGGCGCCTGAGACCGGGGGACACGGTGATCGATAATACTTCGGGCAATACCGGGTCGGCGCTGGCGATGGTGGCATCGGTACTCGGTTTGAAGGCGATCCTGGTGACGCCCGAGAAGACCAGTCAGGAAAAAGTCGACCTGATCAGATCATACGGGGCGGAAGTCATTGTCACCCCCACGGAGGCGGCTCATCATGATCCGGCGGGGTGCTACATGGTGGCCCGTCGGTTGGCCAAAGAAAAGGGATATTTCGACCTGGATCAGTACGACAGCCAGGACAACGTGGAGGCCCACTACTTGTCGACCGGGCCGGAGGTCTGGGACGATACCAGCGGCAGGATAACGCATTTCGTGGCGGGAATCGGGACTGGTGGGACGTTTTCGGGTATGGCGCGATTCTTGAAGGAGAGAAACCCCCGCATACAGGCAATCGCGGTTGACCCCGAGGGCTCCATTTTCGCGGATTATATTCGCGACCGGAAGGAGACCACCGGGTACACGTACAAGGTCGAGGGGATCGGTTCCGATGTCATCACCAAAGCGTTTCACCCGCAGTACGTGGATGCGGTGATCACGGTGTCGGACAAGGACTCGTTCAATAGAGCCCGCCAGATCGCGCGCAAGGAAGGGATCTCGGCCGGTGGATCCTCAGGTGCGGTGGCGGTGGCGATGGAACAGGTGGCGGCGAAAGCGGGGTCGGGCGCGATCATAGTAGGGATCTTCGCCGATGCCGGTATACGTTATCTCAGCAAGTGTTACAACGATTCCTGGATGCGCCAGCAGGGGTACCTGCCGATGTCAGAGGAGAAGCGCTGA
- a CDS encoding response regulator → MHHKVILLVEDNDDDLQLTLRALKQNNITNETVVTRDGAEALDYLFGGGKYAGRYPAELPQVVLLDLKLPKIDGLEVLRRIRANERTKLLPVVILTSSNEEVDLLNGYGLGANSYVRKPVDFNQFTEAVRSLGLYWLLLNEVPALQVR, encoded by the coding sequence ATGCACCACAAGGTCATACTGTTAGTCGAGGATAACGACGACGACCTGCAGCTTACGCTGCGGGCACTCAAGCAGAACAATATCACGAACGAAACAGTGGTGACGCGTGACGGCGCCGAGGCGCTTGATTACCTGTTCGGCGGCGGAAAGTACGCCGGTCGATATCCGGCTGAACTGCCCCAGGTAGTACTTCTGGATCTGAAGTTGCCGAAGATTGATGGGCTGGAGGTACTTCGACGCATCAGGGCGAATGAGCGGACGAAACTGCTGCCGGTGGTCATTCTCACCTCATCGAACGAGGAAGTGGACCTGCTCAACGGCTATGGGTTAGGCGCCAACAGTTATGTCCGCAAACCGGTGGACTTCAACCAATTCACTGAGGCGGTGCGCTCTTTGGGGTTGTACTGGCTTCTCTTGAACGAGGTCCCTGCCCTGCAAGTGAGGTAG
- a CDS encoding S9 family peptidase: MRVFRSTAQLAVMLALTTGAIAQTATIEQRVLRKQKYIPDIATFLQIGGSSAAGLSWDGKQVFFTSSMSGANQVYRLTEAGWPYQLSMFEDGIDFFTLSYGSDMAIVGASVGGSEQSQLFLMDTQTGQVTRLTNLPKVQFGSVTWAKDDRSIYYRSNEENLKDFFIYRMSLADGQSVKVFGDTAGVRGSNSIADISQDGNKLIVSNYRSTVDNDLYLVDLKTGGHQKLTSDTLDVMYSSPTLMPDNTTIWVLCNDNPDGISRLAKMRVGSPEVEFVTDGWVDPKWEVEGLGFSRDYKYQAVSINEDGYMRLKIREVESRTELPSPPLAGMLGGPLFDQSGACIVSFNGPTHAPDVWRWNPATKELKQLTFAPYAGIDRELFGEPALVHYRSFDSLEIPALLYLPKNYQKGTPIPFLVDAHGGPEGQSRPYFTRNIQYLILNGFGIIQPNVRGSEGYGREYINLDNYKNRKNSLKDYKVAVDYLIANGYSKAGQIGIRGGSYGGYVVLGMITEYPDLFAAAVDEVGIANFVTFLQNTAAYRRALREAEYGPLSDSAFLREISPIWKADRIKTPLLVVHGANDPRVPISEARQIIKAIQDNGGVVDSLIFADEGHGSSKRVNIIAEYRKQVEFFGKHLRKDESAQTGQ, translated from the coding sequence ATGCGAGTCTTTCGAAGCACCGCACAGCTTGCGGTAATGTTGGCATTGACTACCGGGGCTATTGCCCAAACTGCGACAATCGAGCAAAGGGTCCTGCGAAAGCAGAAATATATTCCGGATATCGCCACGTTTCTCCAGATTGGCGGATCATCGGCGGCGGGATTGAGCTGGGACGGGAAACAGGTGTTCTTTACTTCCTCCATGTCGGGGGCCAACCAAGTGTACCGGTTGACTGAGGCCGGCTGGCCGTATCAACTGAGCATGTTCGAGGATGGCATCGATTTCTTCACATTGTCATACGGCAGTGATATGGCGATCGTGGGAGCATCGGTGGGAGGGTCGGAGCAGTCACAGCTTTTCTTGATGGACACGCAAACCGGCCAGGTCACCCGGCTGACCAATCTGCCGAAAGTACAGTTCGGGTCGGTGACGTGGGCGAAAGACGACCGGTCGATATACTACCGTTCCAACGAAGAGAATCTCAAGGACTTTTTCATCTACCGGATGAGCCTGGCCGATGGTCAGTCGGTCAAGGTCTTCGGAGACACTGCCGGCGTGCGGGGTAGCAACTCCATCGCCGATATTTCGCAGGATGGAAACAAGCTTATCGTTTCGAACTATCGGTCGACTGTCGACAACGACCTGTATCTGGTTGACCTGAAGACTGGCGGTCATCAGAAGTTGACCTCGGATACGCTCGATGTCATGTACTCCTCTCCCACGCTGATGCCCGACAACACGACGATATGGGTGCTCTGCAACGACAACCCGGATGGTATTTCGCGGCTGGCGAAGATGCGGGTTGGCTCGCCGGAGGTGGAATTTGTCACCGACGGTTGGGTCGACCCGAAATGGGAGGTGGAAGGGCTGGGGTTCTCGCGCGACTACAAATACCAGGCGGTGTCGATCAACGAAGACGGTTATATGCGCCTGAAGATACGGGAAGTTGAGTCCCGCACTGAACTGCCGTCTCCCCCGCTGGCCGGGATGCTGGGGGGTCCGCTTTTCGATCAGAGTGGTGCTTGCATCGTATCGTTCAACGGCCCGACCCATGCACCGGATGTATGGCGGTGGAACCCTGCCACGAAAGAACTCAAACAGCTTACCTTTGCTCCGTATGCGGGTATCGACCGCGAGTTGTTTGGTGAACCGGCGCTTGTTCATTATCGGAGTTTCGACAGTCTCGAAATCCCCGCACTCCTCTACCTTCCCAAGAACTATCAAAAAGGGACGCCGATCCCATTCCTGGTGGATGCCCACGGAGGGCCGGAGGGGCAGTCACGCCCATATTTCACGCGGAATATCCAGTATCTGATTCTCAACGGTTTCGGCATTATTCAGCCGAACGTGCGGGGCTCGGAGGGGTACGGGCGCGAGTACATCAACCTGGACAACTACAAGAACCGCAAAAATTCACTTAAGGACTACAAGGTGGCGGTCGACTACCTGATCGCCAACGGATATTCCAAAGCGGGTCAGATCGGCATTCGCGGCGGATCGTACGGAGGCTATGTGGTGCTGGGGATGATCACGGAGTATCCGGACCTGTTCGCCGCGGCAGTGGACGAAGTGGGAATCGCCAACTTCGTGACGTTCTTGCAGAACACCGCGGCTTATCGGCGGGCGCTCCGCGAAGCAGAGTATGGCCCGCTGTCCGATAGCGCGTTCCTGCGGGAGATCTCCCCTATCTGGAAGGCAGACCGGATCAAGACGCCGCTGCTCGTAGTGCATGGCGCCAACGATCCCAGAGTGCCTATATCGGAGGCGCGGCAGATCATCAAGGCGATCCAGGACAACGGCGGCGTTGTCGATTCGCTGATCTTCGCGGATGAAGGACATGGTTCGTCAAAGCGCGTAAATATCATTGCCGAGTATCGGAAGCAGGTGGAGTTCTTCGGCAAGCATCTGCGCAAGGACGAGTCGGCCCAGACCGGTCAGTAG
- a CDS encoding ATP-binding protein, translated as MSSRASTIETRLGQRSLVVIFLIIAAAVLAVTWIGIRESRNDSFRLLVLQGTAFTEALAEASENAIAAEMYYDRLAQRRYMDLAGELFALDTRPPSNAMLASYARAHDLNGIYLYGADSILTAAGTARGERLKPPEWIDQEVRSLIAHPVTRSVLLNEANEETGENVQYYLEIANELDRVIVFSSDARSYNEALSQTGIGFLAQRMAQEKGVEYIIYQSTRGIIFSSRKVGDLLAIESDPFLKSALDSDTIMNRLYDFQGTRVLELVRPFATRRYPFGLFRIGMSLDGFYRVSRGYDRQMIVMSAILFALVVVAMLYINSRHRRREISRQFSDIKTLTDRIFEQMKVGVVACDEDGIVRLANDSFVATMGISQAVGRPRQEIAGLNPLQFDSFMTGQLGADEFETHITVNNSRRTLLVARSKVIYEDSRRTGVVAVTYDITRYREYEQEAARRERLSEMGNLAAGVAHEIRNPLNTISIAAQRLASEFSPSERSEEYAAFTEKIRTETKRLNDIITRFLALAREEKKRSGAVDLSAVIASFAALVKAEAEKLDIRIDLSVDTDLHVAGAADSLHQVLLNLYNNAKEALGGHPGRMSLAARRDGDRVLLSFDDSGPGIPVELREKVFTPYFTTKEVGTGLGLPTVHRIISDLGGTVAIGESPLGGAAFVISLPSI; from the coding sequence ATGTCGAGCCGCGCCTCTACAATCGAAACCCGCCTCGGCCAGAGATCGCTGGTTGTCATTTTCCTGATTATCGCGGCGGCCGTGCTGGCGGTCACGTGGATCGGTATCCGCGAGAGCCGCAACGACAGTTTCCGACTGCTGGTGCTTCAAGGGACCGCGTTTACCGAGGCGTTGGCCGAGGCCTCTGAGAATGCCATCGCCGCCGAAATGTATTATGATCGCCTGGCGCAGCGCCGCTATATGGACCTTGCCGGCGAGCTGTTCGCGCTTGATACCCGGCCCCCGTCCAATGCCATGCTGGCCAGTTATGCCCGCGCCCATGACCTCAATGGCATTTACCTCTATGGCGCCGACTCGATACTGACTGCTGCCGGCACCGCTCGCGGAGAACGCCTGAAACCGCCCGAATGGATCGACCAAGAAGTTCGCTCGCTTATCGCTCATCCGGTGACGCGTTCGGTTCTCCTGAATGAAGCCAATGAGGAGACGGGTGAAAATGTCCAGTACTATCTCGAGATCGCCAACGAACTCGACCGGGTGATCGTGTTTTCGAGCGATGCCCGCTCGTACAACGAAGCGCTCAGCCAGACCGGTATCGGATTCCTGGCCCAGCGGATGGCCCAGGAGAAAGGCGTAGAGTACATCATCTACCAGTCCACCAGAGGGATCATCTTCTCTTCGCGGAAGGTCGGCGATCTGCTCGCGATCGAATCTGACCCCTTTTTGAAAAGCGCCCTCGACAGCGATACAATCATGAATCGACTCTATGATTTTCAGGGGACCAGGGTGCTTGAGCTGGTCCGTCCTTTTGCCACCCGGCGGTATCCGTTCGGGCTGTTCCGGATCGGTATGTCTCTCGATGGTTTCTATCGCGTGTCGCGCGGCTATGACCGCCAGATGATCGTCATGTCCGCCATACTGTTCGCGCTGGTTGTCGTGGCGATGCTCTACATCAACAGCCGCCACCGACGTCGTGAGATCAGCCGTCAGTTCAGTGATATCAAGACCCTCACCGATCGAATATTTGAACAGATGAAAGTTGGCGTGGTTGCCTGTGACGAGGACGGCATCGTTCGCCTGGCCAATGACTCGTTTGTGGCTACGATGGGAATTTCTCAGGCGGTTGGACGACCGCGCCAGGAGATTGCCGGACTGAATCCTCTTCAGTTCGATTCGTTTATGACCGGGCAGCTCGGAGCCGATGAGTTCGAGACCCATATCACCGTTAACAACAGCCGACGGACGCTCCTTGTGGCCCGCTCAAAGGTCATCTACGAAGATAGCCGCCGTACAGGCGTTGTGGCCGTGACCTATGACATCACGCGCTATCGCGAGTACGAGCAGGAGGCGGCGCGACGGGAACGGCTGTCCGAGATGGGCAACCTGGCGGCCGGCGTTGCCCATGAGATACGCAATCCCCTCAACACGATCTCTATCGCCGCTCAGCGCCTGGCCTCGGAGTTTTCTCCATCTGAGCGCAGCGAGGAATATGCGGCGTTCACGGAGAAGATTCGCACCGAGACCAAACGGCTCAACGACATCATCACTCGCTTCCTGGCGCTGGCGCGCGAGGAGAAAAAACGAAGTGGTGCCGTCGATCTGTCGGCCGTCATCGCATCATTTGCAGCGCTGGTCAAAGCCGAGGCTGAAAAACTGGATATCCGAATTGATCTCTCCGTCGATACTGATCTGCATGTCGCTGGAGCTGCGGACTCCCTGCATCAGGTGCTATTGAATCTGTACAACAATGCCAAAGAAGCGCTTGGCGGACACCCCGGCCGGATGTCACTTGCTGCTCGCCGCGACGGCGATCGGGTACTGCTTTCATTCGATGACAGCGGCCCCGGCATTCCGGTCGAACTGAGGGAAAAAGTGTTTACGCCCTACTTCACAACCAAAGAGGTCGGAACCGGTCTGGGACTTCCCACCGTTCATCGAATAATCAGCGACCTTGGCGGCACAGTCGCGATAGGGGAGAGCCCGCTCGGCGGCGCCGCCTTTGTGATATCACTGCCTTCGATCTGA
- a CDS encoding FlgD immunoglobulin-like domain containing protein: protein MRKVILFIAVAAAVLASCSSSTGPSPVQAAAIVAEHQIVNSFGNIPAATINQIKANYHIFYGHTSHGSQVVTGKNMLATEDTLYTFNGFVEYGDDLGTQGDTSWVPITRQRLNEAGNNFNVVMWSWCTGVSDNTEAGINIYLQAMAQLELDYSNVIFVYMTGHLDGGGPTGNLYVRNNQIRQYCLANNKVLFDFADIESYDPSGTYYPDETDACAWCSAWCGTHTCPSCASCAHSHCFNCYQKGKAWWWLMARLAGWNDPTGFSGGVETPLPVGVELEHNYPNPFNPSTTIRYTLTQNTDVVLAIFNTLGQHVRTLVDGRSTAGEYSVEWDGRDGHGHQVSSGIYYYCLTAGNRTVSRKMVLLK, encoded by the coding sequence ATGCGCAAAGTAATCCTGTTTATTGCTGTGGCCGCAGCCGTGCTGGCGTCCTGCTCGTCGAGCACGGGGCCGAGTCCGGTACAGGCAGCCGCAATTGTCGCCGAACACCAGATCGTCAACTCGTTTGGAAATATCCCGGCGGCAACGATCAACCAGATCAAAGCCAACTATCATATTTTCTATGGGCACACCTCCCACGGCAGCCAGGTGGTCACCGGCAAGAACATGCTGGCCACCGAAGACACGCTATACACATTCAACGGGTTCGTCGAATACGGTGATGATCTGGGGACACAAGGTGACACGAGCTGGGTGCCTATCACCCGCCAGAGACTGAACGAAGCCGGTAACAACTTCAACGTCGTCATGTGGTCCTGGTGCACCGGTGTGTCGGACAACACGGAGGCGGGGATTAACATCTACCTTCAGGCCATGGCGCAACTCGAACTGGATTACTCCAATGTAATCTTCGTCTACATGACCGGCCACCTGGACGGCGGCGGTCCGACCGGAAATCTGTATGTTCGCAACAACCAGATCCGGCAGTACTGCCTGGCCAATAACAAGGTGTTGTTCGATTTTGCGGATATCGAAAGCTACGATCCGTCCGGGACCTACTACCCGGATGAAACCGATGCCTGCGCCTGGTGCAGCGCCTGGTGCGGGACGCATACCTGTCCGAGTTGTGCATCATGTGCCCACTCGCACTGTTTCAATTGTTATCAGAAGGGGAAGGCATGGTGGTGGCTGATGGCCCGACTGGCGGGCTGGAATGACCCTACCGGGTTCAGCGGAGGTGTCGAAACGCCGCTGCCTGTCGGGGTCGAGCTTGAACACAATTATCCCAACCCATTTAACCCGAGCACCACTATCAGGTACACGCTGACACAAAACACCGATGTAGTGCTGGCAATATTCAACACGCTCGGACAACACGTTCGCACGTTGGTCGATGGCCGGTCGACAGCCGGGGAATATAGCGTGGAATGGGACGGACGCGATGGCCACGGGCATCAGGTGTCATCGGGGATCTACTATTATTGTTTGACGGCCGGGAATCGCACGGTGAGCCGAAAAATGGTGCTTTTGAAGTAA
- a CDS encoding HAMP domain-containing sensor histidine kinase, producing MVGELTTSLIHDLKNPLLVVQLAADLLRKPNLGLSDHEKYCTVIEQQIRRITGMSQEIMEFVRGDSNLSVQETNLRELILDLIGTYAEPFANDGITLSLDIGNSKDDDLIVPVDADKLARALLNLVNNARDAVTAGGKISVSIKSLNDQVKIAVSDTGAGIPDEIKETIFEPFVTHGKSCGTGLGLAIVKRIIDAHGGGISFESTLSVGTTFNITLPRRSPVQPATADLGKSHAMMA from the coding sequence ATGGTTGGAGAGCTCACGACATCACTCATCCATGATCTCAAAAACCCGTTGTTGGTCGTGCAATTGGCCGCCGACCTGTTACGCAAGCCCAACCTCGGATTGTCCGATCACGAGAAATACTGTACCGTCATCGAGCAGCAAATCCGCCGGATCACCGGGATGAGCCAGGAGATCATGGAATTCGTGCGCGGCGATTCCAATCTGTCGGTGCAGGAAACCAACCTTCGGGAACTCATCTTGGACCTGATCGGCACATACGCCGAACCATTCGCCAACGACGGTATAACGTTGTCGCTGGATATCGGGAATTCTAAAGATGACGATCTGATAGTGCCGGTCGACGCCGACAAGTTGGCTCGTGCACTGCTGAATCTTGTCAACAACGCGCGCGACGCCGTGACCGCCGGGGGCAAGATCAGCGTTTCTATCAAGTCACTCAACGATCAGGTCAAGATTGCCGTTTCGGACACCGGCGCGGGGATTCCCGATGAGATTAAGGAAACGATCTTCGAGCCGTTCGTCACGCACGGCAAATCATGCGGTACCGGCCTCGGCCTGGCCATAGTGAAGCGAATCATCGACGCTCATGGCGGGGGGATCAGTTTTGAATCCACCTTGTCTGTTGGGACCACGTTCAACATCACGCTGCCGCGCAGGTCGCCCGTGCAGCCGGCAACAGCGGACCTGGGCAAATCGCACGCCATGATGGCCTGA
- a CDS encoding tetratricopeptide repeat protein, translated as MELLFEGSEFCEHCGVKLDREALKASEPPAGDDDLDFVVTEGHEDYSQHVVGNKKEKSEDLGLQSSAEIMEHISDTDQRTAPTSPSVPSASGTQPIQITPGSVPATSGTAVKQPGPDDTGGLRRLSVDEVKAIEKNLYSGSSSYLSEDEKRNLLKNMSSIEQAAKAPDSAAIARKQAVSAALNGGVSPTSKEATGEFPKAPVAKRGRGVAFFFKNYIRLQGHLELHDHDELLINERVFVLRKKNFSPKVTFSVAAGVFTLVLLVLASQFLTGKGSGKGEVVGFILDEQMQPYLSGATVRFPDLGKKYTSNSQGFFKTDPLPPGSHKIEYALPDGRVAVDYATVVGGDITTLVLRSEPAGEQEIAAEIEPTQSAPVTTRPARERDRQTEAPPQQPANVVPEVTRANARVTLAANVEGARLVIDNTVLGAGNLTYGRLKPGNHQYSVSKEGYQTATGTIDLTGGETAVLAVTLSPSQQKPAAPQLNPSEQAYNDGQTAMNAQNYAAAIGSFSTAIEQNANYIAAYMARAKAYAATGQKQAAHDDFLKSAEMYRMKKNYDQAVQAYNKAIEANPKSGAAYLGRADLYLDKGEEIAAIADYETVTRLDRRNPQAYMGLGEARFNQGNFEKAIKYFKDAKDLDPNNAEVYEHLMLSYLANGDIKDVKKTYEKYKSIASPEAQNRLARDNRFSAVMSLVGNE; from the coding sequence GTGGAACTCCTCTTTGAGGGTTCTGAATTTTGCGAGCATTGCGGCGTCAAGCTCGACCGCGAAGCTCTCAAAGCGAGTGAACCGCCCGCCGGCGATGATGACCTGGATTTTGTCGTCACGGAAGGGCATGAAGATTATTCACAGCATGTGGTCGGGAACAAGAAAGAGAAGTCCGAGGATCTGGGCCTGCAATCCAGCGCCGAGATCATGGAGCATATTTCTGACACGGACCAGCGAACCGCGCCGACCTCTCCCTCAGTTCCGTCGGCCTCTGGGACACAACCGATCCAGATAACACCCGGGTCCGTCCCAGCCACTAGTGGTACCGCCGTCAAACAACCGGGGCCGGACGATACGGGCGGACTGCGACGGTTATCAGTCGACGAAGTCAAGGCGATCGAGAAGAATCTTTACAGCGGTTCGTCATCGTACTTGAGTGAGGATGAGAAGCGGAATTTGCTTAAGAACATGTCTTCAATTGAACAAGCGGCCAAAGCGCCCGATAGCGCCGCCATAGCCCGGAAACAGGCAGTCAGCGCAGCCCTGAACGGCGGTGTTTCGCCGACGAGCAAGGAAGCGACTGGTGAATTCCCTAAAGCGCCGGTGGCCAAGCGTGGACGCGGAGTAGCGTTCTTTTTCAAGAACTATATCAGGCTTCAGGGACATCTGGAACTTCACGACCACGATGAGCTACTGATAAACGAGCGGGTGTTTGTTCTGCGCAAGAAGAACTTCAGCCCCAAAGTGACGTTCAGTGTGGCAGCGGGAGTTTTCACGCTGGTACTCCTCGTCCTGGCCAGCCAGTTTCTGACCGGCAAAGGGAGCGGCAAAGGCGAAGTGGTGGGGTTTATCCTCGACGAGCAGATGCAGCCGTATTTGTCGGGTGCCACGGTTCGTTTTCCGGATCTGGGCAAAAAATACACCAGCAATTCGCAGGGGTTCTTCAAAACCGATCCCCTGCCACCTGGAAGCCATAAGATCGAATATGCTCTGCCGGATGGACGGGTGGCGGTTGATTACGCCACGGTAGTGGGTGGCGATATCACCACGCTGGTACTTCGTTCCGAGCCGGCCGGGGAACAGGAAATAGCGGCAGAGATTGAACCGACACAAAGTGCGCCGGTGACGACACGGCCAGCCCGCGAGCGAGACCGCCAGACGGAAGCTCCGCCTCAGCAACCGGCGAATGTGGTGCCCGAAGTGACGAGAGCGAACGCCCGGGTGACACTGGCAGCGAATGTCGAGGGGGCACGCTTGGTGATCGATAATACAGTCCTGGGGGCCGGCAATCTCACCTACGGGCGTCTGAAACCCGGGAACCATCAGTACAGTGTCTCGAAAGAAGGGTACCAGACAGCTACGGGCACAATCGACCTGACCGGAGGTGAGACTGCTGTTCTGGCGGTGACACTCAGCCCGTCACAACAGAAACCGGCAGCGCCACAGTTGAATCCATCGGAGCAGGCATACAACGACGGCCAAACCGCCATGAACGCACAGAACTACGCAGCGGCGATCGGCAGTTTTTCAACGGCGATAGAGCAGAACGCCAATTATATCGCGGCCTATATGGCAAGGGCAAAGGCATATGCTGCTACCGGACAGAAGCAGGCGGCCCACGACGACTTTCTCAAGTCGGCGGAAATGTACCGAATGAAAAAGAACTACGATCAGGCGGTGCAGGCCTACAACAAGGCTATCGAGGCGAATCCCAAGTCCGGTGCAGCGTACCTAGGCCGGGCCGACTTATATCTCGACAAAGGCGAAGAGATCGCCGCTATTGCAGATTACGAAACGGTGACGCGTCTGGACCGCCGCAACCCCCAAGCCTACATGGGACTGGGGGAAGCCAGGTTCAACCAGGGGAATTTCGAGAAGGCGATCAAGTACTTCAAGGATGCCAAGGACCTCGATCCCAACAACGCCGAGGTGTACGAGCATCTGATGCTGAGCTATCTGGCGAACGGTGACATCAAGGATGTAAAAAAGACCTACGAGAAGTACAAATCAATCGCCAGTCCGGAAGCGCAGAACCGTCTGGCGCGAGACAATCGCTTCAGCGCGGTGATGAGTCTGGTCGGCAACGAGTAG